CGTTTGAGGAGATAGAGGTTGAAGGCGTTGGCGACGGCCGGCAGCCAGATGCCGAGCGGGTCGTTCAGCAGACTGGTGTGGATGAGGGGCAGGTCGGCGACCGTCAGGTACTTCGGTACGACCAGGGCCTGCGCCGGGACCATCAGGGTGGCGAGGATGCCGCCGAGGATCACCTTGCCGAAGGCGGGCTTCAGCTTGGAGAGGGCGTACGCGGCGGCGGTGCAGAAGACGAGCTGGAGGATCCAGGCCCCCGCCGCCTGGACGACCGTGTTCCACAGGTGCGTGGGCAGGTCCATCAGGTCCCACGCGTCGGTGTAGCCGGACAGGTGCCATGTGTCGGGGACGAGGGTCGGCGGTGTGCGCGTCACCTCGTCCGGCGACTTCATGGCGCCGGTCACCATCCAGTAGACGGGGAACAGGAAGGCCAGCGCGAAGAGCAGGACCACGCCGCAGAAGACGGTCCAGTAGACGGCCTTGCCGCGGGGGCGGGCCAGGGTGAGCGGGGAGACCAGGGTGCGCGTGCTCATGCGTCGTCCCCTTCCGAGCGGGTCAGCCTCAGGTACGCCGCGGAGAAGGCGCTCAGCAGGACGAGCAGCATGACGCTGAGCGCGCAGGCCCCTCCGAAGTCGTTGTAGAGGAAGGCGTACTTGTAGATCAGGTAGAGCACCGTGACGGTCTTGTCCTCGGGGCCGCCGCCGGTGATCACGAACGGTTCCGTGAACACCTGCATGGTGGCGATGATCTGCAGCAGCATCAGCATCAGGATGATGAAGCGGGTCTGCGGGATCGTCACGTGCCGGACGCGCTGGAGGAGGCTCGCGCCGTCCAGCTCGGCCGCCTCGTACAGCTCGCCGGGGATGCTCTGCAGCGCGGCGAGGTAGATGAGGACGGTGCCGCCGAGGTTGGCCCAGGTGGCCACGATGACCAGCGAGACGAGTGCGGTGTCGGCGCCGTTGGACCAGTTGGAGGTCGGCAGGTGCAGGAAGCGCAGCGCCTCGTTGGCGAGGCCCGCTCCGGGATCGTAGAACCACTTCCACAGCAGGGCGCTGACCACCGGCGGGATCATCACCGGCAGATAGACCACGACGCGGAAGAAGGCCTTCGCGTGCCGCAGTTCGTTGAGGACCAGCGCCAGTACGAAGGGCACCGCGAAGCCGATGAGGAGGGCGATCACGGTGAAGGTGAGGGTGTTGCGCCAGGCGGCGGTGAACTCCGGGTCGTGGAAGACCCGGGTGAAGTTGGCGGTGCCGACCCATTCACCGCCGCTGCCGGGCGTGTACTTCTGGAAGGCGATCACGACCGCGCGGATCGCCGGGTACCAGGAGAACAGGACGAAGCAGAGCACACCGCCGATGAGGAACGCGTAGG
The window above is part of the Streptomyces sp. NBC_01428 genome. Proteins encoded here:
- a CDS encoding carbohydrate ABC transporter permease, with the translated sequence MSTRTLVSPLTLARPRGKAVYWTVFCGVVLLFALAFLFPVYWMVTGAMKSPDEVTRTPPTLVPDTWHLSGYTDAWDLMDLPTHLWNTVVQAAGAWILQLVFCTAAAYALSKLKPAFGKVILGGILATLMVPAQALVVPKYLTVADLPLIHTSLLNDPLGIWLPAVANAFNLYLLKRFFDQIPRDVLEAAEIDGAGKLRTLWSIVLPMSRPVLGVVSIFALVAVWQDFLWPLMVFSDTDKQPISVALVQLSQNIQLTVLIAAMVIASIPMVVMFLVFQRHIIAGISAGSTKG
- a CDS encoding carbohydrate ABC transporter permease, whose product is MKTASKPPAAFPPAAVGAPEAPRSAGRRPGTPWRRRLADQARAYAFLIGGVLCFVLFSWYPAIRAVVIAFQKYTPGSGGEWVGTANFTRVFHDPEFTAAWRNTLTFTVIALLIGFAVPFVLALVLNELRHAKAFFRVVVYLPVMIPPVVSALLWKWFYDPGAGLANEALRFLHLPTSNWSNGADTALVSLVIVATWANLGGTVLIYLAALQSIPGELYEAAELDGASLLQRVRHVTIPQTRFIILMLMLLQIIATMQVFTEPFVITGGGPEDKTVTVLYLIYKYAFLYNDFGGACALSVMLLVLLSAFSAAYLRLTRSEGDDA